From one Pseudomonas fluorescens genomic stretch:
- the lhgO gene encoding L-2-hydroxyglutarate oxidase has product MIYDYCIIGGGIVGLATAMALLERQPGASLLILEKESSLARHQTGHNSGVIHAGIYYAPGSLKADLCKRGAQATKEFCTEHQIKFEVCGKLLVASTPLEVERMHALYERSQQNGLKVEQLDAKELQRREPNIVGLGGLFLDATGIVDYKQVCEAMARVIQRFGGEVQLQTTVRAIVETADKVTISSDDKVWSARQLVACAGLQSDRLATLAGVKIDHQIIPFRGEYFRLPAAKNDIVNHLIYPIPDPQLPFLGVHLTRMIDGSVTVGPNAVLGLGRENYRKFSVNWRDVAEYARFPGFWKTIWNNLGSGTAEMKNSLFKSGYLEQCRKYCPSLNIEDLLPYEAGIRAQAVMRDGTLVHDFLFAETPRMVHVCNAPSPAATSAIPIGQMIAERIFKAR; this is encoded by the coding sequence ATGATCTACGACTACTGCATCATCGGCGGCGGCATCGTCGGCCTCGCCACCGCCATGGCGCTGCTGGAACGCCAACCGGGCGCCTCCCTGCTGATTCTGGAAAAGGAAAGCAGCCTGGCCAGGCACCAGACCGGGCACAACAGCGGCGTGATCCACGCAGGGATCTACTACGCGCCGGGCAGCCTCAAGGCCGACCTGTGCAAGCGCGGCGCCCAGGCCACCAAAGAGTTCTGCACCGAGCACCAGATCAAGTTCGAGGTCTGCGGCAAGCTGCTGGTGGCTTCCACGCCGCTGGAGGTCGAGCGCATGCACGCCCTGTACGAACGCTCGCAGCAGAACGGCCTGAAGGTCGAACAGCTGGATGCCAAAGAGCTGCAACGGCGCGAGCCAAACATCGTCGGCCTCGGCGGCCTGTTCCTCGACGCCACCGGCATCGTCGACTACAAGCAGGTCTGCGAAGCCATGGCCCGGGTCATCCAGCGATTCGGCGGCGAAGTGCAGTTGCAGACCACCGTGCGGGCCATCGTCGAAACCGCCGACAAGGTCACCATCAGCAGCGACGACAAAGTCTGGAGCGCCCGCCAACTGGTGGCCTGTGCCGGCCTGCAATCCGACCGCCTGGCAACCCTGGCCGGGGTCAAGATCGACCACCAGATCATCCCCTTCCGGGGCGAATACTTCCGCCTGCCAGCGGCCAAGAACGACATCGTCAACCACCTGATCTACCCGATCCCCGACCCGCAGCTGCCGTTTCTCGGCGTGCACCTGACGCGGATGATCGACGGCAGCGTGACCGTCGGGCCCAACGCCGTGCTGGGACTGGGCCGGGAGAACTACCGCAAGTTCTCGGTGAACTGGCGCGACGTGGCCGAATACGCGCGCTTTCCGGGGTTCTGGAAAACCATCTGGAACAACCTTGGTTCCGGCACCGCCGAGATGAAGAACTCACTGTTCAAAAGCGGTTACCTGGAGCAATGCCGCAAATACTGCCCATCGCTGAATATCGAAGACCTGCTGCCCTATGAAGCCGGCATCCGCGCCCAGGCAGTGATGCGCGACGGCACCCTGGTGCACGACTTCCTGTTCGCCGAAACACCACGCATGGTGCACGTCTGCAATGCGCCATCGCCGGCGGCCACTTCGGCCATCCCGATCGGCCAGATGATCGCCGAACGAATTTTCAAGGCCCGCTGA
- a CDS encoding MFS transporter codes for MSLHEAAAAATETPEQKRKRLRKVAAATIFGSMLEWYDFYLYATMAAIVFSKIFFDPSNPAVASLLAFSTFAIGFIARPFGGVLFGYLGDRFGRKQVLVITFCMMGVCTTLIGLIPSYASIGIWAPIILVLVRIIQGLGAGAELSGAAVTSYEHASEGKRGSQGAWPALGLNLGLLLSSLTVYLLTMNGNEFLLSGGWRIPFICSIVLVGVGLWVRKSIPETPDFKELDKTPAKDQVSPLKLLFRNDLKGLAVVFFVAIGYNALSYIFKTFSLAYLTQYKGVEAHVTSLSVTIASLVAIIAVPFFGWLCDKWSSKTVLMLGGMFSVLFAYPFLTLLNTGEPMMIYLAIAIGTGILAPMMFAPQGSFLSRQFPTQTRSSGFGTGREVGTAVAGGLAPLGGLALVANSATHSTDGVALILVVAAVFVVVFALCDQGRKHSSFKN; via the coding sequence ATGTCCCTACATGAGGCGGCTGCGGCCGCGACCGAAACCCCGGAACAGAAACGCAAACGCCTGCGCAAAGTCGCTGCGGCAACCATTTTCGGCTCGATGCTGGAGTGGTACGACTTCTACCTGTACGCGACCATGGCGGCAATCGTGTTCTCGAAGATCTTCTTCGACCCGAGCAACCCGGCGGTGGCTTCGCTGCTGGCGTTTTCCACCTTCGCCATCGGCTTTATCGCCCGCCCCTTCGGCGGCGTGCTGTTCGGCTACCTGGGCGACCGCTTCGGGCGCAAGCAGGTGCTGGTCATCACCTTCTGCATGATGGGTGTGTGCACCACCCTGATCGGCCTGATCCCCAGCTACGCCTCGATTGGCATCTGGGCGCCGATCATCCTCGTGCTGGTGCGCATCATTCAGGGCCTGGGCGCCGGTGCCGAGCTGTCTGGCGCGGCGGTGACTTCCTACGAGCACGCCAGCGAAGGCAAGCGCGGCAGCCAGGGTGCCTGGCCGGCGCTGGGTTTGAACCTGGGCCTGCTGCTGTCGTCGCTGACCGTGTACCTGTTGACCATGAACGGCAACGAGTTCCTGCTCTCCGGCGGCTGGCGCATCCCGTTCATCTGCAGCATCGTGCTGGTCGGCGTGGGCCTGTGGGTGCGCAAAAGCATCCCGGAAACCCCGGATTTCAAAGAACTCGACAAAACCCCGGCCAAAGACCAGGTATCGCCACTCAAGCTGCTGTTTCGCAACGACCTCAAAGGCTTGGCCGTGGTGTTCTTCGTGGCCATCGGCTACAACGCCCTGAGCTACATCTTCAAGACCTTCTCGCTGGCCTACCTGACCCAGTACAAAGGCGTCGAAGCCCATGTCACCTCGTTGTCGGTCACCATTGCCAGCCTGGTGGCAATCATTGCCGTGCCGTTTTTCGGCTGGCTGTGCGACAAATGGAGCAGCAAGACTGTGCTGATGCTTGGCGGGATGTTCTCGGTGCTGTTCGCCTACCCGTTCCTGACCCTGCTCAACACCGGCGAGCCGATGATGATCTACCTGGCGATTGCCATCGGTACCGGCATCCTCGCACCGATGATGTTTGCCCCGCAGGGCTCGTTCCTCAGCCGTCAGTTCCCGACCCAGACCCGCTCTTCGGGCTTTGGCACCGGGCGTGAAGTCGGCACCGCCGTGGCCGGCGGCCTGGCACCGCTGGGCGGCCTGGCGCTGGTGGCCAACTCGGCGACCCACTCCACTGACGGCGTGGCGCTGATCCTGGTGGTGGCGGCGGTGTTTGTGGTGGTGTTTGCCCTGTGTGACCAGGGGCGCAAGCATTCCAGCTTCAAGAACTGA
- a CDS encoding DUF58 domain-containing protein, translated as MPNRLLAAPGIRISLAELIEMRHRVREVQLFSRPGQRSPLVGLHHSKLRGRGVDFDQVRVYQAGDDVRNIDWRVTARTQEPHTKLFHEERERPIFILVEQSQRLFFGSGLMFKSVLAAQAAALIGWAALGHNDRIGGLVFGDNEHYEIKPRRSKQSLLQLLNRLARVNQSLHTEAVPQADSLGIALRRAREVLRPGSLAIIICDERALTPAVEQQLSLLSRHCDLLLLPLSDPLDHALPAAGLLRFAQRGAQLELDTLDPTLRKSYRQQSEARIERWELLAQKLRVVLMPLSTQSEMIEQLREYLNAQRPGKSS; from the coding sequence ATGCCCAATCGCCTGTTGGCCGCGCCCGGAATCCGCATCAGCCTCGCCGAGCTGATCGAGATGCGTCATCGCGTGCGCGAAGTGCAGCTGTTCTCCCGGCCGGGCCAACGCAGCCCGCTGGTCGGCCTGCACCACTCGAAACTGCGCGGGCGCGGGGTCGACTTCGACCAGGTGCGGGTCTACCAGGCCGGCGACGATGTGCGCAACATCGACTGGCGGGTGACCGCGCGCACCCAGGAGCCGCACACCAAGCTGTTTCATGAGGAACGCGAGCGGCCAATCTTCATCCTCGTCGAACAGAGCCAGCGGCTGTTCTTCGGCTCGGGGCTGATGTTCAAGTCGGTGCTCGCCGCCCAGGCTGCCGCCCTGATCGGCTGGGCCGCGCTGGGCCACAACGACCGCATTGGCGGCCTGGTGTTCGGCGACAACGAGCACTACGAGATCAAACCGCGGCGCAGCAAGCAGAGCCTGCTGCAACTGCTCAACCGCCTGGCGCGGGTCAACCAGTCGCTGCATACCGAAGCCGTGCCCCAGGCCGATAGCCTGGGCATCGCCTTGCGCCGCGCCCGCGAAGTGCTGCGCCCGGGCAGCCTGGCAATCATCATCTGCGACGAGCGGGCGCTAACGCCTGCGGTCGAGCAGCAACTGAGCCTGCTTTCGCGCCACTGCGACCTGCTGCTGTTGCCGCTGTCCGACCCGCTCGACCATGCCCTGCCCGCCGCCGGCCTGCTGCGCTTTGCCCAGCGCGGTGCGCAACTGGAGCTCGACACCCTCGACCCGACCCTGCGCAAGAGCTACCGCCAGCAAAGCGAAGCGCGCATCGAGCGCTGGGAGCTGCTGGCGCAAAAGCTGCGGGTAGTGCTGATGCCGCTGAGCACCCAGAGCGAGATGATCGAGCAACTGCGCGAATACCTCAACGCGCAACGACCAGGGAAATCCTCGTGA
- a CDS encoding FadR/GntR family transcriptional regulator: MLELQRPDTLVERVVGAIRAEIDSGRLAAESRLPTEQQLAEQLNVSRSVVREAVAQLKADGVLIARRGLGSYISQTPTGTVFRFPSAQGRSPDLVQMFEVRLWIETQAASVAAQRRDAADLARMSKALQEMLDKRSEFAVAAAADVEFHRAIAEASKNDYFVAFHDFLRGQLAAARRTAWENSAAHSVGGSADAHREHQALYQAIADGDRLGAAACAEAHLRASAKRLKLDLPSID; this comes from the coding sequence ATGCTTGAGCTTCAGCGCCCCGACACCCTGGTTGAACGGGTTGTCGGCGCCATCCGCGCCGAAATCGATTCCGGTCGCCTGGCGGCCGAATCGCGCCTGCCCACCGAACAGCAACTGGCCGAGCAATTGAACGTCAGCCGCTCGGTGGTGCGCGAGGCGGTGGCCCAGCTCAAGGCGGACGGGGTGCTGATCGCCCGCCGCGGCCTGGGGTCGTACATTTCGCAAACCCCGACCGGCACGGTGTTCCGCTTCCCTTCTGCGCAAGGTCGCAGCCCGGACCTGGTGCAGATGTTCGAAGTGCGCCTGTGGATCGAGACCCAGGCCGCTTCGGTAGCCGCCCAGCGCCGCGACGCCGCCGACCTGGCACGCATGAGCAAGGCCCTGCAGGAGATGCTCGACAAGCGCAGCGAGTTTGCCGTGGCTGCCGCCGCTGACGTGGAGTTTCACCGCGCTATCGCCGAGGCCAGCAAGAACGATTATTTCGTCGCCTTCCATGACTTTCTGCGTGGCCAGTTGGCCGCGGCCCGCCGCACCGCCTGGGAAAACTCCGCAGCGCATTCGGTGGGCGGTTCGGCCGATGCCCACCGCGAACACCAAGCGCTGTACCAGGCCATCGCCGATGGCGACCGGCTTGGCGCCGCAGCCTGCGCCGAAGCGCACCTGCGGGCCTCGGCCAAACGCCTGAAACTGGACCTGCCGAGTATCGACTGA
- a CDS encoding vWA domain-containing protein, producing MFELAWPWIFVLLPLPWLARLLLPAADSGEPVLKVSFLDELEGLAGRRARLNLPTWRQQAPFVLVWLLLLFAAARPQWLGEPLPVAASGRDLLVAVDVSGSMDFPDMQWQGDDVSRLTLVKALLGDFLEERQGDRVGLILFGSQAYLQAPLTFDRRTVRTFLDEAQIGIAGKNTAIGDAIGLALKRLRQRPAQSRVLVLVTDGANNGGQIHPLTAARLAAQENVRIYTIGIGADPEQTGAAGLLGINPSLDLDEASLKEIAALTGGSYFRAHDGAELQAIGQALDRLEPVAQQPTQARTAEALYSWPLALALLLSVLLVIEQQWPDNLLQRLLRRPRFLQPHPQWRQRLQRLRLRRRR from the coding sequence ATGTTTGAACTGGCCTGGCCGTGGATCTTCGTGCTGTTGCCGCTGCCCTGGCTGGCGCGCCTGCTGCTGCCGGCCGCCGACAGCGGCGAGCCGGTGCTCAAGGTCAGTTTCCTCGATGAACTCGAAGGCCTGGCCGGCCGCCGCGCGCGCCTGAACCTGCCGACCTGGCGCCAGCAAGCGCCGTTCGTGCTGGTCTGGCTGTTGCTGCTGTTCGCCGCCGCTCGCCCACAGTGGCTGGGCGAGCCGCTGCCGGTGGCCGCCAGTGGCCGCGACCTGCTGGTGGCGGTGGACGTCTCCGGCTCCATGGACTTTCCCGACATGCAGTGGCAAGGCGACGACGTCAGCCGCCTGACCCTGGTCAAGGCCCTGCTCGGTGACTTTCTCGAAGAGCGCCAGGGCGATCGCGTCGGCCTGATCCTGTTCGGCAGCCAGGCCTACCTGCAAGCGCCACTGACCTTCGACCGGCGCACCGTGCGCACCTTCCTCGACGAAGCGCAGATCGGCATCGCCGGCAAGAACACCGCCATTGGCGACGCCATCGGCCTGGCCCTGAAGCGCCTGCGCCAGCGCCCGGCACAGAGCCGCGTGCTGGTGCTGGTCACCGACGGCGCCAACAACGGCGGGCAGATCCACCCGCTGACCGCAGCGCGCCTGGCCGCCCAGGAAAACGTGCGCATCTACACCATCGGTATCGGTGCCGACCCGGAACAGACCGGTGCCGCAGGGCTGCTGGGCATCAACCCAAGCCTGGACCTGGACGAAGCCTCGCTCAAGGAAATCGCCGCGCTGACCGGCGGCAGCTACTTCCGCGCCCATGACGGCGCAGAACTGCAGGCCATCGGCCAAGCCCTCGACCGCCTCGAACCCGTAGCCCAGCAGCCAACCCAGGCGCGCACCGCCGAGGCGCTGTACAGCTGGCCGTTGGCCCTGGCGTTGTTGCTCAGCGTGCTGCTGGTGATCGAGCAACAATGGCCAGACAACCTGTTGCAGCGCCTGCTGCGGCGCCCACGCTTCTTGCAGCCACACCCGCAATGGCGTCAACGCCTGCAACGGCTGCGCTTGAGGAGACGGCGATGA
- a CDS encoding DUF4381 domain-containing protein: protein MNPLDQLQPLITPAPINWWPLAPGWWALLLLLPLLGWGIWRLRHWRPGKKAIVRAELPLDPVRVEALAELARLPKPYDGAPAGAWLQQINALLKRLCRNHYPGSHSHTLNGRQWLAFLDNRCPAAGLTRWMVLVEGAYKPECKLDDKAINGLNQSVETWIRKHV from the coding sequence GTGAACCCGCTCGATCAGTTGCAGCCCTTGATCACCCCGGCACCGATCAATTGGTGGCCGCTGGCCCCGGGCTGGTGGGCACTACTGTTGCTACTGCCGCTGCTCGGTTGGGGCATTTGGCGTCTGCGCCATTGGCGCCCGGGCAAAAAAGCCATCGTGCGCGCCGAACTGCCCCTGGACCCGGTACGCGTCGAAGCCCTGGCCGAACTCGCGCGCCTGCCCAAACCCTACGACGGCGCCCCGGCCGGGGCCTGGCTGCAGCAGATCAACGCCCTGCTCAAGCGCCTGTGCCGCAATCATTACCCGGGCAGCCACAGCCATACCCTCAACGGCCGCCAATGGCTGGCGTTTCTCGATAACCGCTGCCCGGCCGCCGGCCTGACCCGCTGGATGGTGCTGGTCGAAGGCGCCTACAAGCCCGAATGCAAACTCGACGACAAAGCCATCAACGGCCTCAACCAGTCGGTCGAAACCTGGATCCGCAAACATGTTTGA
- a CDS encoding AAA family ATPase, producing the protein MEHREALIALRTFLSTQILGQEKLVERLLIVLLADGHMLVEGAPGLAKTKAIKELAEGVEAEFHRIQFTPDLLPADITGTEIYRPETGSFVFQQGPIFHNLVLADEINRAPAKVQSALLEAMAERQVSVGRSTYELSPLFLVMATQNPIEQEGTYPLPEAQLDRFLMHVKIGFPDAAVERRILQQARGEALNGETKPERRVSQQAIFAARKEILGLYMADAVEEYLVQLVMATRTPAKFDLELADWIAYGASPRGSIALDRCARAHAWLAGRDFVSPEDIQAVLFDVLRHRIILSFEAEAAGIDQDRVIQRILDVVAVA; encoded by the coding sequence ATGGAACACCGTGAGGCGCTGATCGCGCTGCGCACCTTTCTTTCAACCCAGATCCTGGGCCAGGAAAAACTCGTCGAGCGCTTGCTCATCGTGCTCCTCGCCGACGGCCACATGCTGGTCGAAGGCGCCCCGGGCCTGGCCAAGACCAAGGCCATCAAGGAACTGGCCGAAGGCGTTGAAGCCGAATTCCATCGTATCCAGTTCACCCCCGACCTGCTCCCGGCCGACATCACCGGCACCGAGATCTATCGCCCGGAAACCGGCAGCTTCGTGTTCCAGCAGGGACCGATCTTCCACAACCTGGTGCTGGCCGACGAAATCAACCGCGCCCCGGCCAAGGTCCAGTCGGCGCTGCTCGAAGCCATGGCCGAACGCCAGGTCAGCGTCGGGCGCAGCACCTATGAACTGTCGCCACTGTTCCTGGTGATGGCCACGCAAAACCCGATCGAGCAGGAAGGCACCTACCCTTTGCCTGAGGCCCAGCTCGACCGTTTCCTCATGCACGTCAAGATCGGCTTCCCGGATGCCGCCGTCGAGCGACGCATTCTGCAGCAGGCCCGTGGCGAGGCGCTCAATGGCGAGACCAAGCCGGAGCGCCGGGTCAGCCAGCAGGCGATCTTCGCCGCGCGCAAGGAAATCCTCGGCCTGTACATGGCCGATGCGGTAGAGGAATACCTGGTGCAACTGGTGATGGCCACCCGCACCCCGGCCAAGTTCGACCTGGAGCTGGCCGACTGGATCGCCTACGGCGCCAGCCCGCGCGGCTCGATTGCCCTCGACCGCTGCGCGCGGGCCCATGCCTGGCTGGCCGGGCGCGACTTCGTCAGCCCCGAAGATATCCAGGCAGTGCTGTTCGACGTGCTGCGCCATCGCATCATTCTTTCCTTCGAGGCCGAGGCCGCCGGGATTGACCAGGACCGGGTGATCCAGCGCATCCTCGACGTCGTCGCCGTCGCCTGA